A segment of the Polyodon spathula isolate WHYD16114869_AA chromosome 1, ASM1765450v1, whole genome shotgun sequence genome:
CACAGGTACAATGATATTGCAAGTCTGATGTCCGATACAATGCTACGATATTATCCTGCTAGGGACCAGACCTAATTGTGCATTTCTCTAAAATTATGGGCAGTTTCTTTCTCAGGAATAAGCTCATATAATGCGTTAAACTCATAAACTTGAAGGACTGtttaaaggaatgttttattAAGGACTGATTTATTAAATCACGTTTGCAATTCATGAAGCCGTTTGAGAAAGGTTCAGTAGTTTATtctaatttttcaaaaaaaaaaaaaaaaaaagtttaatttgagaatgtctaaaaaaaaagtgtctttactatttcaaaaggaaaacacatttaaagaaatacggtaaatacattaatagctgctcaaaaaaaaaaaggacttagTTTCTTTCAGTCATCTTGTTTTATTGGAGgtattaagaaaaaaagtttttgtctGAAATTCGAAATTTAAAGTGCTTGTTTACTGgtatatattatagtttttttttttagcaaggatgttttgtgttacagtaagGGGATAGAAAGTACACCTAGGATTTATTACAAGTAAAAATCTTCTAAAGTGCCTAAACAGAAACTACAGTCAACCACCTCAACACTGCACTTAACTACATTTCACTACAGAATGCTAAGCATGCAGTTCTGTCATACAGAAGCACAATTTGAATGAATCTATACTGCGTTACAGTAAATCCTACTTTCAGAGTTTAGATCGTACATACAAGGTAAGCAAGGTCATAATTGAGAGGTTATTTTTAGCCaagtgaaaaaactaaaacaaaaaaaatacacactttgTTACTTTGGTCCCACAATATATGGACAAAGAAGGTTTGGAATTTAAAAAGGttacatttactgttttacagtttaaaacgtTGCTGCCAGTCCTGGTAacattatttaaagcagctttaGTTTCAAAGTGCCATAAAGTAAGTGCTTCTTCTCAAATCTCACTCTGCCTGTGACCACAGCATCCACGCTGGGTTTGTAGATTCTGATAGTGCTGGTGCTGCCATCATCCAGCAAGAGGaacagaactgaaaacaaacCAGGATTGGTTTCAAACCAAACAAGTATATCGAGCTGTGCAATAGTTCTAAATCTAAACAGTCAATCCCAGGTAGTAATCACAACTTTGCAACGCAAGACAGTCCAGCGAAATAAAGCACAGTAGCTCCAACAGCGCCTAGATACAAACCATGAGGTCTCCTTCTCCCTGTCCAATTTATTAATCCATGTATAGGCGTAGATATAAAGTAGTCTAAAGTTGTTATTTCATGATTGCTTTCCAGAGATTGTGCTTTTTATTTCAGCGTGGTTTGAACGTGGAATGTGACATCCTGTTTTATAATTTAGACTAACCGCTTTTGCACACGGGAAGCAGGCACAATACGAGTGGAGACCTAGGTCAAGTAACAAGCTTGAAAGTGAAAGCAAGCAAAGCAACACAACTGAATGCCTGGCTGGCTAGCTGTTCACTATGTAGATACATGAAGAGCTCTCGAGTGCTGGTTAGCAACCTTGAACATGAAAGTATTGAAACAAAACCCACTTCCTCCAAAACTTATTGCAATGATGACTGACAAAGGCAAATTAGAGTACTGTGCCACGGTACtgtttgccatttttttgtattttctttttttacatatgaTCATGTAATAAGCTTTCTTATACTGTGACTTAGTAATATTAAGATATAAAATTCAGCAACCCCTACCAGCGAAGATTgcgatttaatttttttcttaaactgttaAAATCAGTAGTCTATGTTACCCTAATCACACTAAATAAGGCGCCACCAACGTAGATTGAAAACACCTGATTGTCATTCATGTGATGgttgtgcattatttaggtagtagAGTACATGTCAGGCAAGCTGAGTCTTCCACGTGCTGTATTCTGAAAATCTCATACTGCCTGTGGTTGATGTAGGTAATTGAAGATTATCTTAAATCGCTTTAATGAGAATGTTAGAAAAACTAAGACGTAGTACAGCACTCTGCTTCCCAGATATGCTATCTAGGCTAAGGATAACCCTACCAGCATTTCAGTACCTTTGCTAGCAATTAACAGTGAATGCCAAAATTATTTTCCAAACACTACTCTTAACCTTGTTTATCAAAAGAAGCAAAACTAGTTTTCATCCtacagttacaaaataaaaagcaaacatttggTCCTCTATGAAGTTTttcaataattttaaaacatggagAATACATTTAGTTTTCTTTACTTATAAAGAATTGGTAACAAATGATTTTTACGTCTCATACACAGtttgcaaattattttttgtcGGGTCACCAATAGAACGCGACATGTTAAAGTGCTGTAATAATTAATGCTGTTTCAAGTAACCCTAAATGAGTTTCAGTATGTGCAATCAATGTTGAATTAAGCAATGGCAAGCAGGAAACTTTCTATGTTACATGCCCAAATTCTGGGGTTAGCTAATTTACAGAAGTACAGTACTGATCTACTCCTTTCATTACCATTCCAACTTGggtggcaaaaaaataaaaaaataggagtCCAAAAAGTAGCATTGACTGCATAAAAGGTCAATGATAAAGGATCATTGGAGTTACTTTAGGATAACTATGCAACTCAATTCAGCTCaactatatttataatatataaataaaactaaaatggaaaactTTACTTGCTTAAAACTACAATGGCTAGGTCCTATTagagaaaaaaagtaacaaaaataatgaaacctGCCAATTAAACAggctcagtgggcatcctccgatcccaccaGCCAATcggcatttttttttacaccctggcctgtaggggtcgcAGCAAAGCCGCTAGGAGAAACAGCCTAAGCCGATCCCACCTCCCCACCCCTGGGAATGCAAACTCAgtgaatccccagcaaagaccggttGCCTTGTACAACCAGGATTTGAACTTGTGACCTCTGGCTGTACGACTCGCCCTGCACGCCGCGCGGCACTGCTTTAACCAGGTGAGACATTCGGGGACGAAATTGTCCACTctgtaagatatatatatatatatatatatatatatatatatatatatatatatatatatatatatatatatatatatatatatatatatatatataaaatatcatgtTTCAAGGGTGACCTGGCATAAAACTCAGCAGCATATGGCACCACACGAAaagtactttttactttttttttttttttttatatagagtgcatttttaaagtgctcctatatataaatatatcaataacTAACAATTTAATGCACTAACCCTTTTACAGttgtacaaagttaaaaatgcAAACGAAAACTATAAGTGCCTCCTTTTTGTTGGAGATTAATAAAAAGAAGAGACATACTTTAATACAGCTTGGATCACACATGGTTTCCTTTCCTGTGGTAAGTTTAATAGTTCACAACAATATTTAATTAGGCTGGATAGTAATGACATCGAGCACTACTTCTTCCCACGCAGGGATGCACTGATGGCAAAAAAGGTTACTGAATGTGAACATTGAGAATCAGGCATAACAGACACATTCTCAGATATTTATGGTGTTTTACTAGTAGCTTTTGTGAAAATAAGAATCCCATAACATATTGCACTTGGCATAAAGATAAACTTCACAGCTTGCTTAAAATCATGTGAGGTAAATCATTTACCCTAAGAGGTAAACTAAAATACTGCAGCACTATACAGtacatgaagtgtgtgtgtgtgtgtgtgtgtgtgtgtgtgtgtgtgtgtgtgtgtatatatatatatatatattatataatactatatatacttatatatagtATCTATCTCAAAGAGAGAGCACATATGTTGGTGTAATGTAAAGATCTGAGAGCTATTAAGCACATCcattatacattttcaatatatgGGAAGTTGGTGGTTAACCATGTCACGCTCCAATGAAAAAACTGCCCtgtttttttacagcattttatATCTTGTTATAACAAAAGCTTTATGTTATAAATGAGTGGCTTCGGAggatactttttaaatgtgtttttcaatcCGGCACTCCGCACTTGAAATCAGTATAGCAGTGCTAATCACCGTTTAGATAAAAACATTAGAGAATGCTCCCTGGAGCTACAGTAAAGCACTATCATCTTGCAGGTATCACTCTGTAGTAAACAATGACCTAAAACAACACCAGCAGAAATCACCCTTCAAAACTGATTACAGAACAACCAAAAGCCAAACATTTAGAACCCAACCCTGCAGGACATCATGCTGCTATCACtgcaaagaaatgcatttttattcatatttgtgGATTGCAATTAGTTTAATGCCTGAATAGAGATCTGATATTCAGTCTGAGATTGATAGGATGATTTTggaccttctccagggcctgcaaCTGTAGCTtgtactattttttgttttgccaattCAATAAAAGGTATTCTACTTTCCATCTCTCATGTGTCTCCAAACATTTCTTGACCAATGGTCCTTATATGACAGTTCAAACTGCAGTAAAACTGTAAATGACTACTGCCGGCTTGAGCTGTTTCAAAGTTCTGGTTAACTTGAGTTATGGGTGGAGATGGTGTTGACCCCTTTATCATATAGAGGATACTTTTGTAATGTATCACCCTGTACTTTTTCCATTGTTGTGTTCTGTCAGGGAACCAACactaaaaaaacacctttaaaagtATCAGAAACCTTACTGTAAATACCACAATAAGGTAgtggatgtattattattattattattattattattattattattatttgtgctaAAACCAATTGTTCAATAGTCATTTATTTGCTGCTTCCtgcaaaattaactttttttgttgtttcacgCTTTTGATGGTGCAAGAAGTTCATGAAAAAACTGAGACAACAGTTAACTCATTTCAAAGTGCTAGTTGACAACagccatacagtacagtattttagagGTACAGTATTAGAAAACGAGATATATAAACTATGCTATTGTCACAgttagctttttgtttttgtatgtaagCTCATTTGGGTTGTTTTTGTTGATGGGTTACCCATTACCACATTATAAGCCATGGTCATCCTGTTCTTCCCCACTGTCTCCTCGGGGATCTGTCCTCTTCTCCTTCTGGCAGTTGAAGATCCTTCTCATCTCATCTTCGTACCTGGTGAAGTTATCTCCGAACCTGGACCAGGCCTTCAAGGGGACAGTGATTGTGTTCCGGTAGGGCTGCCTCACCTCACTTATCTTTAAGAAAATGCCATACCTGTTGGAGCCTACGTCAAAATAAAACCTCTTGTTGTCCACCCTGAAGGAGACCCCCTCTGGAAGATCCGGCGCCTCTTCGTGGTTTCTTCCTCGGCTGCGGTTGTCTGTATCTTCCTCCCCATAGTCCTCTATCAGCTGGGACAGGGCATCCCTAAATTCGATCAGCCCTTGTGCTGGCAGGACGATGGTCTGCTCTATGCCCTGTCCGTAATATCCCATAGTCCCATGTCCTCTGCTCACCGTCTGCCTGATCCGGAGGAACCTGCCACGCTGATTTTCTTTCAAGTCCAGGTAGTACTTCCTGTTGTCTCTCTCAATCAAGTCACTCTTTAGGACACTGTGAGAGTGCTCTTCAGAAACAGTGGGGGAGACAGTGGGGGAGGAAGCTGTGTGGAGAGGTTGCTGCCTTCTCCTTGCGTCCTGGTGATGGTGACCCTGGCTGTTGCCATGCTCATCCTGCCTCTGCCCCTGGGCACCTCTTAGCCCAATGCGGGCATAATACTCGATGAAATCTCCCAGGCAGTACCTCAAGTCAGGAGCCATGGACATGGAGAGCGTCAGTTTGCTCTTTCTGATATTGTCTTGTCTTCCTCTGCCTATCCAGACCTCTGCTATTTTCAGAAAACGCCCCCTGGCACTTTGCTTCACGTCCAGATAAAACCTCTTCTTTTGGATATCGACCCGCTTGGACGCGAGTTCCTGTATCTCTATGCCTTGCGCTGGATAATAGTGCTGAGGATAAAAGGTTCTCAAGCCAGAGTCTGTCGTAgtccttcctctccctctctccatccctctgGTGCTACTATCAGCCATGATTATTCAATTTTTTCCACAGTTTAGCAGCACAACCGCTAGCCTCCCCATTACTTCTGTATTAacaaacgagaaaaaaaaaaaaaaacaacaacaaaaaaaaacgtttacgACAAGTGGCCTTTTTATAGGCCTTTGTCATATGTTGTCTTTCCTTATACTGCTAGCGAGCAGGTAAATCGTTTGCTTTCACGAATGACTGCCACCCTTTCCTTTTCCCTTCGCCTTTCCCCTGTCACTGTCACTCCGCCCGCTTGGTAACCCGGCAGAACAGGAAGAGAAAAAATATCCAATGCTAGAGGTCCTTAGAGGGCGCTGCTTTTCAGACgcgactatttaaaaaaaaaaaaacttagaaaaaaaaaatacagtgatttCTATACCCGAAAAGCGGATCATAgcggttttttaattttttagacCCTCTAAACCAATTTTCTGCACTATTTTGTAATATCCCAGTAATCTGTAAGGCAGCAGTGACACAGTGACGTTTTATAATTGCGACCATAAACGGAAGGGGTTTGACTAAAATCTACAACATTTCTGCTCATATGGTGGGAGTTCATAATTTAAGGCATGAACAATGTAATAAAGAGACTAGCAGCAACTGCgcgaaaatgatttattttcctttttcacgGTTTTTGGTGACTCTATCAATGTAAATGAGATAATTAAAGGGCGCTTGTTAAAAGTGCAAGTATCTGTAGAAGGTAGAAATttagtatttgttaatatttatgcaccaaatgatgggagagagagagtgctaTTTTTTCAGACTCAACTGAGTTATTGCCCAGAGTCAGGCTGAAGAGGTGGTTTTATTAGCTGgtgattttaactgtacagtTGAGGACAAGCTAGACAGAAATGGCCCAGAGCCTCACCCCAGGTCAGTTAAGGAGCTGGTTACTGTTCTAACAGCACAGGATATGGAGGATGTGTGGAGAGTAATGAATCCTAATGTGAAGCAGTATACCTGGGCTAAGGGGAGTGATGGGAATATATGTTTAGCTCGACTagatacattttatgtttttaagcatcAATTAAATTGTTATTCTAAATGTACTATTCACCCCACGGTTCTATCTGATGATAGATTGGTCAGTTTGAATATGATTATCCATATTGTACGTGTTTATTCatcttatttgcattttaatactaaacttttaaaaaatagtcattttttaagatgttttagattcttttgggaacggtggaggaggcagaaaaAGTCGTTTTTATCAATAAGGCAATGGTGGGATGTGAGTAAAATTCAGACCCGACTGTTTTGTCAACAGTACACTAGTGAGGcgatgagagagctggaggaggagattACTGAACTCCATAATGCACTGGAGACCACATACAGTGACAGGCTTTATCAAGACCTGAAGCTCAAAAAGAGGAATTTGGCTGAGTTGTTGGACTCACAGGTACAGGGAGCATGGTACGTTCAAGGTTTTTAAAACTTTCTCGGATGGATGCTCCAACtcaatatttttttgcattggaAA
Coding sequences within it:
- the LOC121316601 gene encoding purine-rich element-binding protein gamma-like: MADSSTRGMERGRGRTTTDSGLRTFYPQHYYPAQGIEIQELASKRVDIQKKRFYLDVKQSARGRFLKIAEVWIGRGRQDNIRKSKLTLSMSMAPDLRYCLGDFIEYYARIGLRGAQGQRQDEHGNSQGHHHQDARRRQQPLHTASSPTVSPTVSEEHSHSVLKSDLIERDNRKYYLDLKENQRGRFLRIRQTVSRGHGTMGYYGQGIEQTIVLPAQGLIEFRDALSQLIEDYGEEDTDNRSRGRNHEEAPDLPEGVSFRVDNKRFYFDVGSNRYGIFLKISEVRQPYRNTITVPLKAWSRFGDNFTRYEDEMRRIFNCQKEKRTDPRGDSGEEQDDHGL